The genome window TTTTTATATCTTTAAGTCCTGATATTCGAAATTATTCGGTTCTTATCTTACATATACCCAATGAGATACTCGATATGCGAACTTTTTAATTCGAATATATCATTGTCCAAAGAAGAAAGGGATACACAAAAAAATCGTAAAAATATATTAATAAGTTTAGGAGGAATAATATATACATCAATCTTATACTTATCTTGTAAAAGCAGAGAAGTTAAACGTTCAATCAATCACAGCAAAATCAGAATAGTTACAAAGAACTACTCAATTACATGAAAGAAAATTTCgtcaaatttcaccaaatttcacaaagtCGGAAGTCTCATACCCAAGAGCCAAGTCCGCACTTGTAAATCTGCAAGTACACCCCACCCACCTCCCTCACCCTCCAAAAAAAAGAAACACCTTTCCCAAACTGCAAAATCTTCTGATTTGTACTCAAAAAGGTCAGCATCAATATTCAATATCATCATCAATAGTACATCATGACTTTTTCTTCTATCTTGTTTTCATCAATAAACAAGTTACTATTACATGTAACATTATTATTACTGCTAATTAGCTGCTTAATCTCCTCCAAACTACTATAATCTAATGGATTTTGTTGTTCAACATAACAACCATTTCCATTCATTGGCTTTCCTCCGCCTTCAATCAAGAACTTGGAATTACTCTGATCTTCATTACCAATAACCCCATTATAAATATAGCTATGAAAATCCAAATTTTCATACTCTGCACTCCCATCTGAAGAAGTTGTAGTAGTGGGACCCACATAATTACTTTCTTGAATTTGGAGTAGAGGGGAAGTACTAGCTGTAATGCCTGAAGTACAACTAGCAGCTGCAGCAGTGTTCAAGAAACTAGTTGATGGAATTGTAGGAATAGTTTCATAGCATGGAAAAGTGTTGTTGCTATATTTATAAGCTGCTATTGTTGTTAATGTTGTTGAAGGAGAAGAATATGGTAAAATTTGTGGGTAATAATTACTATAACCAGTGGTTATTTGgtgctgatgatgatgatgaaatggCCTGATTTTCTGAGATGAAGAGGCAAATCCCATGAGTTTCTTTTTGAGCTTTGTGTTCCAGTAATTCTTGATATCATTGTCTGTCCTGCCTGGTAACTGGCCTGCTATTATTGACCACCTGCACTTGTTTTAAATTTGGGATGTAGCTAATTTTCCATTACCATATACATAAAAAGCTTATAACTACACTTCAATTCTTGAAAGTACTCATGCATGCAAGGCCATAAGCATATTTTTCCTTTTAATGTTTGCGGGGTtattgttttcttgagccgagagtctatcaaAAACAACTTCTCTACCTCACAAAGGTTGGGATACGGTttggtttgcgtacacactaccctccataGACCCCACTTACAGAATTTCAGTgcgtatgttgttattgttgttgttgttgttgagagaGGCTAGATCCATGATATAAACTTGACTTATTCAACAATTAAGGTTCTTAATACTTAATACATATAATAAACTTTTGGAATTATGTGTAACAATAATTGCGCATCTGTCCCAGCCAACTTAGTATCgcggtgttcagatttcgtaatTGTGAAAAAACAGTGTATATTTATGTTCCGTGCTGAAAACTGTGAACTCAGTTGAATCAACACAACATAGGCTCTAATGCTACTTGGTTTAGGTGGAAAAAAATTTGAAGGTCAAAAGTAGCAATTGGTCAAAGGGTATGATGGTTTTGAGTAAGTGAATAGAGAAAGGAGAAGAAGATagaacatgtatatatatatacctgcTTCCGATGCTAGCATAAAGGCTACAAATGACTCTGTCTTCTTCATCTGAGAATTCTCCATGTTTAATGTTTGGTCTAAGATAGTTTAGCCATCTTAATCTGCAGCTTTTTCCACATCTTCTTAGCCCTAATCACAACCAATAATACAACAATTGAAAAAAGTATACAAGAAAagcaaaaaaagaaacaaaatcaagaaaaagaCCAACATATCAAGATTTTAATATTTGTTTTCTGAAAAAATTAatgcaattaaataaaatatatgtACCAGCTTTTTGTGGAAGAGCAATCCAATTGCCTCCAGTGCCAGATTTTTCAATATAATCCTTTAATTTTGCATCTTCTTCAGGTGACCATGGCCCTTTCTTCACATTTGCTTTGTCACAACATGGAGCTCTTCCCATTCTTGATCTTActttaatttcttcctttttctctctctctctctttatttCTCTCTCAAGGTTTTGAAATATGGTCTAAAGGGTGGTTTAGAGGACTGAAATTGGACAGCAATATATATTTATTAAGAGAGATACACAAGTCAAAGAACACACCTTAAATTTCAATTTTATCAGTTGTCCTACACTAGTTGAGTGATTAGACTAAGAAGACAGAAGTTTCCACCATAAAatattttactactatataaCAGAAACAGAAATGGAAATTTTATATATATCCATCGCTCTGTAAGGTTTACTTGgtctttctttcatttttgttaCTTCTTGTTTTTTTTCTGTTACAGTGAAAGAATCCAAAGTCTGCCTAAGTAATGGCATACAATTCAGCAATTAAATATGATTGGTCATAGCCATATATAGGCTAACTCATAGGGTGCATCTATATTACTTATCAAATTTGAACCACCAAAAAAGTACAAAAAAAACATCTAAATGCCCCCTCCTACACTAACGAAAGTTATTAGAAGTAATACTTTAATTTAGAGGAAATTTCATAAAGCAATACAGTTTCATAACTAGTTACAATTCGtagttattattttaatatttagtatTCGTGGCAAATCATTCCTTATCAAGTGTTTGTATTCACTGTATTCGCGCAACAAATATATTATGTGTCAACTGTATTTGTTCACACaactaatataatatatattaacTGTATTCGTTCGTGCAACGAATACAATCAAGACGAAATACAAAAATACATGGGTGtaataataaaattttatattattaatGCTCAAAACATAAACTCATTATTAATTAGCTGTAATACATGTGAGTGAACTTTCTAAATCAAAGATTTGGGTGGCAAAACTCAATATAGATAAATAAGAAATTGTCTTAAATTAGCAATCTTATCTAAGAAATTCATGTTTCCTTATTCAAGATCTTCCCCAAGATCATGCAACAAGACCCTAGCTAGTTCTATCTATTGACGGCATAATCATTACAACTGGGCAGTTGGTATGCATAGTACTTTCCTATATGATTAGGTTGTTTCAATTTGACCGACTATTAGATTGACGGctaaaaataacaacaataataagataaaaaagATGAAGATCAAAAGTCTCGTAAGTATTATCTTTGGGCACTAAATTAAGTGTACAACTAACCAGAAGCGGACCCACGATTCAGCAGTCGAGGCCAATATGACATTCAATATAGGTTTATCATTGCTCATAAAGATTGGTTCGGAGAATTATGATAATATCTTATGATTTCTTGAAGACATTTGCAAGTATACGTATAATTTTTGCCGAAATTTTTAGATGTCGGTGACCCCTCAACTTATATTGTGCGTCGACCTCTCGATATACCAATCATACAAATTCAACCTATTTACAAAGTCCTATTGTTTTCATAAGCTCTTAGTAATGACGTTATTATTCTAGTGGATAAAATTACGTTATTTTAATAGAGCAAAAAAGGTTTTATGACTTTAGTGTTATGTTTTGTAAAATATACTAACTTTATTATTATAGTAAGTAAAACAAATATTAACTTTTTACTTTACTGAATAAAGTTTTGTAAATTTATCAATATAATTGGAAAAATTCAGTTATATATTTTAATGTGaccaaaaatacttttgtaacagtaaataaagttttaaaattatgtaacgacctggctggtTGTTCCGAGCAATTGCTTCCGGTTTCagcagtttgaggtcatgagtaacttcacatagtgtattatgacttgcgtgcatcacCGGCTCGGATTTTTGAGTGGTTCGGAAATGATTTTAAGGAGTGACTCTCATTTGAGAAGctcgaagttgaaagaattgaccaaagtttgaattttgagtatttgacctcggatcggagtttcgatagttccggtaggtcggaatggtgattttagacttgagcgtatgccggatttgcatttggatatttctaagagGTTTTGACATCATTTGGCGGAAGTTTGAAATTTAAAGGCTTAGAATGTTCCTAAGTTTGACTCTGGCttgactttaaggctatcgggttcggattttgatttcaggacttggaataggtctgtttcatCATATgaaacttgcctgcaaaattcggtgtcatttcagttgatttgatatggttcaaaCGCTTGCTTgtgattctagaagttcttaaaGTTCATTGTGATTCTCatgcgttttggtgtccgattcatgcttctaaatgttattttggtatttcgattgtgcgagcgagtttgtgttatgtttttggactagtgtgggtgtttggtttagagcctcggggtctcgggtgagtttcagattgatttTGTTAATTTATTGAGTGCTGGTACTGgttccatcgcatttgcgattttTTGTCGCAAATACAACTACCGCATTTGCGAGgtagtcttcgcatttgcgaacctgggctGCCGGGGaagggatcgcatttgcgaaaaaatgatcgcttttgcgaagtctgtagagttcgcatttgcgaactctgtATCACATTTGCATTGAAGGACTGGGCTAGGTagggtcgcttttgcgacaaactggtcgcttttgcgaagaccAGCGTCTGCATTTGCGACATTTTCTGTTGCATTTGTGAAGGCATCAGAACTGTTCAAGCTTCGCTTTTGCGAGTTCGTATTTGCTAACCCAGTGTCACAACTGCGATATCTGCAGCTTGCTTATAGCTATGTATTCCATAACTTAACTTCATTTTATCATGTTTTGAACCCTAACCTCGATGGGATGTGATTTTGTGAAAGTATTTTCATACCAAACCATTGGGTAAGTGCCtctaatcaatttttaattgtattttatgattatacattagatttaacatcaattcatgagaatctaaggaaaaaatttagggattttgtcaaagttttgaaaaataaaaatttgggatttgagactcgaattggactcgaatttgaaaacaaaacacgtatatggactcgtggggctatgggtagtcaagacctacccttggacccgggttttgaccgggcgaggtCGGGATTgactttttattgactttttagaaattgtataaagatcatagctttgttaattgaaattattttctcttgcattgtttgatgtatttaagtcatcTTTAGCTAGATTGAGCCAAAcggaggtgaatttgtaaaggggaaagctaatttgagtattgatttggccgaattgaggtaagtgtcctgCCTAGCTTTGTGGGGGagaaaataccccttaggattctAGTTGATTGTGCTAATTGTATTATGTGAAAGTCATGTACGCAacgtgacgagtgggtacatatATATGGTAGttgaccggtttaggttatctagactctttccataCCTTTAAGTGAATTGTCATGACGTGTTATGTCTCTCATCGTTAATCTACTCTGATATAttttatttgacgttgttagcactcaTTATACCTCTTACTTGATATTTTGCACTTATatattttagttgaagttgtggccttccttattgtcttgtgacCTCTTAATTGTTTGCATTCCTTCAATGACTTTGTGTTTTTCTGCTACTTATTTTAATTGTTGTAATTGCACGCCTTAGTTGTCTCGTGCTTCATTTGTCCTGTTACTTTTGTAATATTTATTGTGTTCCTTGATTTTTACGTGATTCCTTCATTGTCGTGTACTCATACCCGATGATTATAGAAATTCTTATAAATTGAGTATTGGATTATTgatgttattgatttatttatggatcgggttgcacgtcgcaataggaGGAATAAGGGAGAATTTATATTGATAcagtgggatcggattgcatgccgcaacatgtgaAATTAGGGTGGATTGAtgcggtgaaataagggagggtTATGACATTGACTCTGATTATATGGCAGGGTTGGATTGCGCGCtgtaatatatatttaattattattgatatttacatggTGGAATAAGAGAGGACAgtattgtacggtgggatcgggtggCGCACCacaacatatatttatttattgttattgatatttccATGTGGAATAAGGGAAGATagtgttgtacggtgggatcgggttgcacgccgcaataatttatgtgttttgtattccttgttgtattgtattggtttcggttctttcgtacgagactttgaggattaaTATTTCTGGTTTTTATTGGTTTTTGAGGATTGAGTTGTTATTATTAGTTTACTGCTTTGCCGTTATTTCCTGCTTTCCTTCCTATTACTATTATTTTGGTGAATTAATTTTCAAGATGAATTTGCTACGCTGGGTTATTATCTCATACCCTGTTGAGTTGTTAGTAACACAacgattttaaataaaataattaatagcatgcttaccttatgtgactcttaagttaaaaCTCGTTATTTCATTCGGTACCTTACTATTTTTAATAGTCGTCATATTTCACTTTAATCGATTTCTCAACTTAATCTTCTTACCTTATCTGATGTTTCTACTTTACTTAAAAAGAAAatgctattatgttttaatttatcaAATTCAGTATTCAAATCAATAGCTTGTCCGAtgcattattttatttgaaaatattattctCTTCAtccaaatatttttcaaaatcaacTCATTTCTCATTGACTTCCTGTTTGGTTCAGAAACTGCAATTTTACTTTATTATATATGAATAGATCCCTTGAATATTATTTATAGCATTTGACATGGATATTATATACCTGGTAGCACGTGAATTTTACCGTGCGAAGTGATATGAAAAATGTGATCATAAGGTGCCATGTGTGTTAAAGGTTTGAAAGTTGTGATTTATGATCTGAGATTACGAGAAGTGGGGTTGTTGAAATTTGTGTATTAAGAATGATTTGATTGGTTGAGTTGTCATCGTTTttcatacttgaacacattcatACTTCATCCATACCCCGACTATGTTGTTGCTTAATTACTTGGCTATTTCTCGTTGTCATTCGTGTTCTCCTTATCTTCACTGTTGATTGTAATTTAAATTCTTTCTGCTATTGGCCTTACATTGATGTTCCTTCCTTGTTAGCTTTTATGTCATATCCTGCACAGGTTTACATGTCTGGTAGGTGTTTTGACCTGGCCTCGTCGTTATTCTattaaggttaggcttgatacttactaggtaccactatggtgtactcatgctacgcttctacacatttttgtgcagaaccgAGTACTTCGAATCGAGTTGGTTCCGAGACTTATGCATGTACGGCCATAGACTTCAAGGAACACCTGTTAAATGTTCGCATGCTCCGAAGTCACCttttgttgtattttatttctaATATTTCGTATTATTTCGGAAAAGTGATGTATTGTTATTTCTAGCTACTCTTAGAaaaacttatgacttgtactaccgtttTTGGAGTACTATATCATGTTGTGATTATTGGCTTATATCGAAATTTTCAGTTCATGTTATATAGGTGTTTAGCAGAATCTGTTATCATTTCGGTAGGTGTTAGGCTTGCCTAATCTTATaaactagatgccatcacgatatcctactgAGGAAAATTGGGATGGTGACAAATTAACACACCGAAAGTAAGCTAACAGAGTAAGAATTTCTTTAAATATAAGTTAAGACCTACAAATGTTATGGCTAATTTTTGTTGTATAGATAGTGATGTACAGAGATAGGTAGCCATGTGCTAATTGCTACTCCTATCTCAAAAGTCATTTACACACAATTAAAGAGGATGTTGAATTTATATTCAACAGTACCCAAACCCCCTCCCCCCAACCGCCCactccccccccctccccgggCCCCACATTTACCTCCCCCCTTATCCTTCAAATTCCCACTTCATCACTTCCCAAAAAGGGGAAATTATTGGTGTACTTTTGTTAATTAGTGACTCAAGAATCAGTCAAATTGAACCAAGAAAAAGTCACAATGCTCCAAATTAGAAGTTTTATTGTGTATTTCAAATAATGTGAATTAGAGCAGCAGAGTGTATCTGTTCCCCCGAGGACAAAAACCTAGTCTCTCTTCTAATGTATGACTTTACAAATTAACAAGAGTACTTAAACTATCTTCTAATGGTCTCTTCTGTTTAGTAATAATCAACATACACTAGGAATCAAATTGATTAAATGTCAACACAATAACTATATACTAAGTATTTtgtgaaaaattaaattataccACTATTATCACCAAGATAAAATTGAAGTTTCGTGAGCCTGAaaagtttattattttttttataattgtggTGTTCGGGACTTGTGTTCGTCTTGACTAATTTTACGGGATATCTGTCATCTCCCACCAACACATATATCGAGTAACTTTGTCCCCCAAATCCTGAACAGATAGAAAGAAATTACCTAATATTTCTTCCTTCTATGAAATTTTAACCCGAGACCTTACGGGTCTGAAATCTTGTCAATGACCAAGTCTTGTCGACAATAGATGGAACTATAGGGGATTTGAATGTCACATTTGCTACCGTAAGTGTAGAAACGTTGGCGACTTTG of Nicotiana tomentosiformis chromosome 7, ASM39032v3, whole genome shotgun sequence contains these proteins:
- the LOC104106194 gene encoding transcription factor RAX2; translated protein: MGRAPCCDKANVKKGPWSPEEDAKLKDYIEKSGTGGNWIALPQKAGLRRCGKSCRLRWLNYLRPNIKHGEFSDEEDRVICSLYASIGSRWSIIAGQLPGRTDNDIKNYWNTKLKKKLMGFASSSQKIRPFHHHHQHQITTGYSNYYPQILPYSSPSTTLTTIAAYKYSNNTFPCYETIPTIPSTSFLNTAAAASCTSGITASTSPLLQIQESNYVGPTTTTSSDGSAEYENLDFHSYIYNGVIGNEDQSNSKFLIEGGGKPMNGNGCYVEQQNPLDYSSLEEIKQLISSNNNVTCNSNLFIDENKIEEKVMMYY